Below is a genomic region from Rosa chinensis cultivar Old Blush chromosome 5, RchiOBHm-V2, whole genome shotgun sequence.
TACAGAAATATTAAATGATATATATGTATCCAGAAAATTGAGCAGAGACACATAAATAGGTGGTTATCTGAATTTACCTGAGGCCAGCAACAACACCAGCTGGCATGATCTTAGAAGTTTGTAAATAGCGTTGTCCCATGACCCATGTTAGTGTTGCGGCACAAACTGTTATAAGGAATACAAATCATTTTACAACAACGTTTCTATAGATTGAGAACCAACAATAATGCAAGCAGGACATGAAACCAGAAAAatactgacaaaaaaaaaaaaaatgaaaaaccttCTAAAACTCAATCTTCCTCAGTCTCTTATAGCACTCACAAAGCTCATTTCATTTAAATCACTCTAGCAAGGTCCAATTGCATTGACAATGACTAATACAAAACTCTTTAGTATTAACCTATATGTAATCCATACTTCCCCGTGGTTAGGGGCGCACTGCCTAGCCACTAACTAGTTAGAGAAGCCTATTATAGTCTGCAATTCACTATTTCTTCACATCTTACATCTTATCTGCCAACTTTATGAGACCTTCCAGAAAACTAACACACACCttgaaatcatttttaacattaACTAGGTAAACATCCATAGATCATAATCATGCAGAAGAAGCACAGAGCTTCCAAATAGCTAGACAGAACAAAGTAATAACCTCACAAGAGAAAGAACAAGTCACATTTCTTCCATTTCAGGAAAGTCAATGCCATCAAGCTAATCAAACTACAAAGCTTACATCTTTCATGACCCATCATTGTTTCTTGATCATTCTCCCAAAGCAACAAAAAACCCAGATCAAGATTTATTACTCCTTCCTATAACTTCAGTCAATTCATCACTATCACATCTGGGATTTCAAATCAACCATGTAAACAGTAAAAAGTGTACCTGTTTGAAGAATCAGAGCAGGATAGGAGTTCTTCTTCTTATGAAAGGCTTGGAGACTGAGATAGCCAGCAAGAGTGAGAAGCAATCCAATGCCTGCACCTCCAAACAGAGAAGCTGTGCTCCCCTTCCTGAAATACCCAAATACTCCTCCACCCACCAGCAAAAGCCCGTAGGGGATCGTGAAGCAGAAATCGTGCATTTTCTCAAActgggttttctgggtaagCTCGGATTCTTGGGAAATTTGTAGTCTTTCACAGATCGAATGAAGAAAGAACAAGGCTTTGAATTTATTGCTCCTACTCCTTTTGTGCCTGAAAt
It encodes:
- the LOC112166270 gene encoding protein FATTY ACID EXPORT 6; amino-acid sequence: MHDFCFTIPYGLLLVGGGVFGYFRKGSTASLFGGAGIGLLLTLAGYLSLQAFHKKKNSYPALILQTVCAATLTWVMGQRYLQTSKIMPAGVVAGLSVLMTGFYLYKIATGGNHIAAKTK